The genomic region ACAATACATTTATACATGCCTTTGGCTGATCGTTTTTCTGTTTCTGTTACCGGATGTTTCATGTATTCAATCATAATCAAATACACGATGCAAAAAGAGGGACAAACCAAATTGTTCTGCAACATTTCAATTTGGACTTTAAATGACAAGTTTCAATGCTTCCCCtccattttatattatagctATGCCGTCCAAATTCTGATCAGTTTCCCCTCCTTTTCTCCGTAACCATGTTTTCTGAAGCAATAATTCAGTGAAGAATCAACtcaaaactgaaaattatttaaaacaagaaagaaaaaaaaatctctacTGCTGCTTTCTATACAATGTATAAGCTCTTTCTCTTCAGTAGCCCGTGTCTTTTGGCATCCACATTTTTTACAAAAGAATGCTGCACTTCATATCCAatcacttctttttcttgcctTCATCAATTTTAGTGAGCTGAACTGGAGCTGCCGGTATTCTGATCCACCATTCCCTTATCCGTCTACGCCACTTATcgctgttttcttttctataagGCATTTCCCGTGTGAACGCCTCTACAAATACCAACAGAATTAAGTGCCTCAAGGGCACAAATGCTACCATAGCAGCTATGAAAACCAGCAAGAGAGCAACTGTGTCTGTAGCCTGGCAAACAaacatacaaaaataaataatgacaCTGCCAGGTATTCAGCGTGAGTGTATTGTCTAGTTTAACCacgtttataaataaataaatgcatTTTTCCTGTACTTGTATTTTACTTAACTGCTAGTTGAATATCCTAAATGAAACTAAACATGAAAGCCTTTATAACTGGTTAAACATCTCAATTTGACATTCGTGTGCTCGAAGTAAAACCCAAATtcctaattattaaaataggTTGTATGTCAAAAGGAACACATCATAGTCTAAATGTCAATAATGAACATATCACAAAACCTAGAAGAATCTTGGAAGAGTTGAATATTATCCACATTCAACTgtcattttaaatttcaggCATGTCTAAGAAGTTGTAGATAAGATGGGAAAAGCACTTCAGAAGTACTGTTATCAATATGGAACCAGGTCCCTTGTATCTATTATTTTCCTAGATAGATGAAATTGAGAATGACTGAGACATATACCTGTGGAAgtacagaaaataaaagagctCTAATCTTCAGGAGGAAAATATTCCCAGTTTGAATTAGTGCTTCAACTTGTGAGATAGCTTCTTGCAGAGTCAGCAGCTGCTCTACAGCGTTTTTATTGGGAGGAGCTGTAACTTTGAAGGCCTCTAAGGGCTCCTTTCTGTTGAGATGCCTTCGCAAGAACATGAAAACAGCAGAGCATATGAAAACAGATGGCAAGAAGTGCCTGGTCCAACCCCTATACATCATAATGAATTACGAATTACAACATTACACTtggtttgataaaatttaagcaATCactaaaatgttaaaatttgtTTAACGGAATATATTCTGAATTGAGAACAGTTTTATCTAGtgtttttttcataatttattgcATCAATGTTGCTACTTTCTTTCAGAGGCTAAAGATGAGCAACacccaagaaaaaaaatttgttttcaCCGATTGCTTTTAGAGAAGAAGGATACATGTGATCAAACACAACAATCAAACTACTGTATGAAAAGTTACCTTGAAATAGCGTAGCAGCATAGCACCATAAACACTGTTGATTTAAGTGGATCTTCCCAAGAGGCCAAAAGCTGAAGACGGCTAGATAATTCAATAACTGGAAACAGCAGTTCCtacaagagagagagagagaaatttcaaggaaaaataaggaaatttcTTCAGAGAAGCTCTGCATAGGATAAGTTTTTGAAAACCACCTTCATGACTGCAACATTTGTATCAATCCCTTCAACCTTGACTTTGTCCACAGTAGCCTGTGCAGCTTCAGCTTTTCCAATATTTGACACCGACTGTTTCACAGCAATCTCCAAGGGACTGATCTCACCAGGACAAAGATCTCCCACTATTGCTTCTCCATCTAGATTTGAATCCTTTCGTAAAGCAAGTCCAAGACGGCTAAGTGTCAGAAGTGCAACTGATGAATGTGATTGTTGCTGTTTTGTATAGGCAGATCCATCAACACTGTGTGGGGAAGCAGTTATATTTCGAAGTGCTAGGCGACTTGACAGCGTTTCCAAGATCATATCTCCCATGGGAAGACTATCGGccaatttaaaagaaagaatggaTTTGTAATGAGATGAGAAGAAGTGGAAAGCTTCTCTAACTGCACGATATCGGAAGATGCCTAGACTAGCCCTTGCAAGTACCTCCAATTGCTGAGtctctttaaaattattttttctaataaactTGTGTGCATGGAGGATCTCAAGGCATATATCCAACCAATAATCTCTTCGAGAGTTACCTTTAAATTCAGGGAACTCAAAGTAAACAGGCTCCACTCTGCAAGTGAGAGAGCACGTGTGAGGAAGAGAAAATAGATGAAAAGTTAACATAAGCTCTTCTTTTTCCCACGCACACATGTATTAACGCATGATAGATGACATCTACTAAGCCATGAACTCttcaaaacattaaaaattctaGATGCCAGGCAGGAAGAAAGATAACATACACAGATGCGGACTTGTACATCACAGCTTTATCAAACAGACGAGCACCCAATGGCCCAGTCAACTCAGGTTTTATGACCTGTTTCATATCCATTGCCAGATCATATCGAACAGCTTTATCATATAGACCAACTCCCAATGACTCAAAGTAGAGAGCATAATTAGTCAGCGTTAAGCGGCCTACAGAAACAAAAAACTAGATGAAAATtaaagcaagaagaaaaataattcaaatgaTACATATGCACAAAGATACTCCTAACAAAGTTTTAACTCAGAAACAACAGGTTCTGCTgggaaaaaaaacaaattaatgtTGTTAGTTGGTCCTCATACAATTGCTATACTTGGTTCATATGACTTTAAATTGGCTGAACTTGGCAGGTTGTAATAGTACTTAGTAGAGCTGCTTTGGAAGCATTGAAGTTTTTAAAGGGGATGAAAGTGACAAGACGAGGAAGGCACTACATTAAGCTACTAGCCTAATGGCTATATGCCTTTTAACACTTTAAAGATTATATACCTTATAATATGGCTTAATTGTCAAATAAATCATGTATTTTGCACTTTTCAAATCTAGCGTGCAGTTTTCATTTTCAGTATTACCAATGTACTGTGACATGGATTTCAAATTTAGTCCGACAAAAATATCAATCAAATTGTACTAACGCGGCTACAATTTCAACGACAacgattcaaaaaaaatttgagcCAGCATAAGAGTTGCTAACTTAGCCCTAGAcgctttagaaaaaaaattcttaccATTGCAACAActgacaaaaagaaaaagaaaatgaatgagTTAGAAATGGATAAGAGGTTATCTTCtcataaaactaataaagatgaGTTAAATGTCAAGAAAAGAGTCTTTGTTGCTAGACCATCtgtttatttacttaattgttttttttattatgggATGAGGCAACAACTCTAATGTTGACTTAACGCCGTTTTCTACTATTGCAAAAATTGTAGCTATGTTAACGAATTTTGGCtgataattttgtaaaatgctaaaattgaaattaatatcaaaacatgttactaaaattgaaaaattaaaaactacgCACTAGATTTCAAAGTACAACTTTAAGccttataataattatctttGTTAGGGGCATTCTATCTTATAAGCAGATTTGCGTACGAAGTTGCTCATTTACTAGCTTAAGTAGCTTATTCTTTGTCAGGTCCTAGGAGTGGTATGTGTTTTCCCTcccttttttgttttatgcaATAGCTTCTGATAGTTTAAATTAATGCATTTCCAAGTTTGACTTCAAGAAAACAAACACAAAGAGTATTATGAAGATGATGtaatatgtaataaataaCAGATATCTATTCTTCATAGAGTTTCCGTAAAGATAAAGTTCATGAGGTCTATACTATTGTCATAACAGTCTGTCAAAAGAAACAGTCAATATTCTTTCACGCGCTAGGACACATCAATTTTTGCAAACACAGCCAAAagtagaaaatatatatatatattgaagatTAGTTCTAAAATTACATATCCGAATCAACATAGACAGGGAAGTGTATTTGATCTCAACAAATTTTTTTGTCCACTTCATCAACTAGGTGACTTACCTGGCCATGCTGAGATTCCAATATGTTGTAGAATTGGTTGAGTGGGAACTGTCCCATCAACATCAAGAATAAGCTCTCCCTCAGCAAGCTGAAGATTGGAAATCAAGGGTGCAGGTGCATTTTTTGCAGCTTTTATAATCctgtagaaaaagaaagagccAGAATACAACATTAGAAGGTGTTAACAATTAAGTCAAAACCaatgaacaaaagaaaacagagaaacaaaagtataaaaataaggaaatttgGAGTGTTTGCCCGATAAACAGAAGTCCAGGCCGCCAGGGCACATTCTTGTGACTGACATTCATGCATGTTTACAACACAAGTGGTAgcattttcaataaaatagcATAGAATGAACACGAGTAGGAGCCTAGGACATTAAAATAATCTGGAAAAGCCTCTAATGGTATCATTTGCAAATGAAATTGATAAGAGAGGAATGAAGAAGTCAATACTTGTGGAGAGTGTGAAGGTATTTATCATAAATGAGGAAATGGAGACGATCGGCTGAAGAGGAAGTGAGGGCATAAAAAAGATTGTGGGCGGTGATTACATCAGCAACAAGAGGACAAGCAGGAGCTATGCGAGCAAAAGACTCTCGACCAACAGTTTGAGTGTCATCAACCTGATGATGGTAGAGAATTGGATATCAAAAAAGCAGAGGAGTGATGTTGagtacaaataaataaataaataaaaagttcaaaagaaCCTGAACAGCCGTATTAGTGGGACTTGAATAAAACAAAGAAGCCCCATCTTCATCCTCGTTCTCATCTTCGTCACGGCTACTGGGAGATGTAGTTTCCTAGAGAggataagaaaaataagttgatAACAGAGGATCAATTAATCTGATGAATAAGGGTGAGTCAGAGCCAGAGCATATAGTTACTAGTTTAGATTGGATCTCAATGCAAGGGGTCTCCCAAGCGAGCATCATGTCATAGGTCAAGCGACGAAAGTCCTTGTCGCTCAAATAATTAGGAGTCGTAGCAACAACACAATTGAGGGCTTTGTAGGAGCAAAACTCCAATAAGTTTCTGGCGTAAGTGAATAGCTGCTTAACGCTCTCTGGTAGCTCAATGTCGAATTGGTGCTGTAACTCTTGCGTAGGGACTCCAAGAATCCtgcaattaaattaaatttttttttttttttatagaaaagaaataaagaaaaaactgaAATCGAGAATAAGTTGGATTGAGAAATACTTGGAACAGCGAGCAACGACAGAATTGGCGAGAGGAGACAACTGAGGAATGGGCATTGGAGAAATAGCATCAGCAGGAGAATCATTGTCTTGGGAAATAGAAGATCTCTTTCTCTGAAATAGCGATTTCAACGAATTTTGGTGGTTTTTCATGAAAGTCTCTAGCATTGCTTccatttcttctcttcttATTAAGAATGAAAATTCATAACTAAAATCATTTTGTGCCGTTAGCCTTTTTCGATCgtatcttctttattttcttctccgcctttctccttttctttcagTGGCGCCTCCCGGATCAGTGATATAAGAaagattcttttctttataggAAAAACGAAACAAAATTGGCAAAATATAGAGATAAGCTCCTgaacttttaaataaattcagatTAACTCCCTGAAACTTCAAAGTAAAaggtcaagaaaaataatataaattgcaCAGACGTCCCTTTAATTTAGTTCCAAGTTATATCATTAaactcttttaatttctaCTTGCCTATCAAAAACTCCTTACTCTAAAAGCGTTTGACGAGTTAACGTCGAGCTGACATGGCAGTTTACGtgtttaaaataaacttaaaaaaaaaataatttaacacCTCAATAAAAGTTGTTCACgtcattcaatttttatttttaaaaaaaaaaaattatcttcaGCTTCGTTATCTCttaccaaaaaaatatataattctttctctcttttaacCTCCAGAGCtcattaattgaaaataacgAATGCGATCGAGAAAAACAAAGTGAGAATCGATTATGAGCTATGGTCTCAAAACAACCATGGCAGAAAGTATCACAAGTGTGTTGCTTGGAAGTGCAAATTCTTCATGTGGTGTGATGATGCTATGAACTTGAAAGAGAATAAGTTAGATTGGGTTGGGAAGTACTCCGACAAAAACTGTTGGCTAAAAGAGAAAGTTTATaggtatttaaaaaaagaaaaatgagtaaaaatattgaagaaaaaggTGAACAGTCTGGATTCAATAATCCATAGGACTAGTTTACTTTACCCATAGAATTAATTATCCTACATTTGGCATGATTACTAAAACACTCATTATCTTATACATAAAACTCGTatctcataattttttatttttttttctcttaaaatcTCTTGTAATAAATTTGTTCGTATAGTCTATATCAACTTTTGGCTTAaactacttttcttttttactttaaaatataCCGACATAAGCATAGACAAttgtgaaataaattaaacattatagttatttcagaaaaataaaaaatcaagactattttagaaatcaaaattttattaatctcaCTGGATAAAGATTACTACTAAAAAAGATGACATagcttaattttatataagatttATCTTATAGATTAGCTAAGCcattaagattattatgatCCAAATGTAAATTcctatttttttactattttattaattctttgttatatatatatatatatatacatttgatTATAAACATATGTTTTATTAAAGAGGtaataagatttattattaatatggagtatttttattaattattatacttattataatcaatttaagaatataataatcttatatttaaataaataaaaaatatcatatttattattagcattatttaagataactaataaatatttatagttaatatttttatgaatattgttgtatgttattttctcattagaaaacaatatgACATGGCTTCATAACATTTTGTCACATAGAAACTCATAGAAAAACTTagtattttttacatatatcttatagattttattttttttt from Ricinus communis isolate WT05 ecotype wild-type chromosome 9, ASM1957865v1, whole genome shotgun sequence harbors:
- the LOC8260741 gene encoding uncharacterized protein LOC8260741 isoform X2; amino-acid sequence: MEAMLETFMKNHQNSLKSLFQRKRSSISQDNDSPADAISPMPIPQLSPLANSVVARCSKILGVPTQELQHQFDIELPESVKQLFTYARNLLEFCSYKALNCVVATTPNYLSDKDFRRLTYDMMLAWETPCIEIQSKLETTSPSSRDEDENEDEDGASLFYSSPTNTAVQVDDTQTVGRESFARIAPACPLVADVITAHNLFYALTSSSADRLHFLIYDKYLHTLHKIIKAAKNAPAPLISNLQLAEGELILDVDGTVPTQPILQHIGISAWPGRLTLTNYALYFESLGVGLYDKAVRYDLAMDMKQVIKPELTGPLGARLFDKAVMYKSASVVEPVYFEFPEFKGNSRRDYWLDICLEILHAHKFIRKNNFKETQQLEVLARASLGIFRYRAVREAFHFFSSHYKSILSFKLADSLPMGDMILETLSSRLALRNITASPHSVDGSAYTKQQQSHSSVALLTLSRLGLALRKDSNLDGEAIVGDLCPGEISPLEIAVKQSVSNIGKAEAAQATVDKVKVEGIDTNVAVMKELLFPVIELSSRLQLLASWEDPLKSTVFMVLCCYAISRHLNRKEPLEAFKVTAPPNKNAVEQLLTLQEAISQVEALIQTGNIFLLKIRALLFSVLPQATDTVALLLVFIAAMVAFVPLRHLILLVFVEAFTREMPYRKENSDKWRRRIREWWIRIPAAPVQLTKIDEGKKKK
- the LOC8260741 gene encoding uncharacterized protein LOC8260741 isoform X1 — protein: MEAMLETFMKNHQNSLKSLFQRKRSSISQDNDSPADAISPMPIPQLSPLANSVVARCSKILGVPTQELQHQFDIELPESVKQLFTYARNLLEFCSYKALNCVVATTPNYLSDKDFRRLTYDMMLAWETPCIEIQSKLETTSPSSRDEDENEDEDGASLFYSSPTNTAVQVDDTQTVGRESFARIAPACPLVADVITAHNLFYALTSSSADRLHFLIYDKYLHTLHKIIKAAKNAPAPLISNLQLAEGELILDVDGTVPTQPILQHIGISAWPGRLTLTNYALYFESLGVGLYDKAVRYDLAMDMKQVIKPELTGPLGARLFDKAVMYKSASVVEPVYFEFPEFKGNSRRDYWLDICLEILHAHKFIRKNNFKETQQLEVLARASLGIFRYRAVREAFHFFSSHYKSILSFKLADSLPMGDMILETLSSRLALRNITASPHSVDGSAYTKQQQSHSSVALLTLSRLGLALRKDSNLDGEAIVGDLCPGEISPLEIAVKQSVSNIGKAEAAQATVDKVKVEGIDTNVAVMKELLFPVIELSSRLQLLASWEDPLKSTVFMVLCCYAISRGWTRHFLPSVFICSAVFMFLRRHLNRKEPLEAFKVTAPPNKNAVEQLLTLQEAISQVEALIQTGNIFLLKIRALLFSVLPQATDTVALLLVFIAAMVAFVPLRHLILLVFVEAFTREMPYRKENSDKWRRRIREWWIRIPAAPVQLTKIDEGKKKK